One genomic region from Magnetofaba australis IT-1 encodes:
- a CDS encoding sulfur globule protein CV1, translating into MKKRGSALILAAVMGLSVAAASADAEAWWGGPWNGPGWGGGPWSGPGWGNGNGWGDGWGNGNGWGDLKFNVYADVDWRSWANGWGNGLGNNGWYPGGWGGPGWGGPGWGGPWGGAPWNGFGPGGW; encoded by the coding sequence ATGAAGAAGCGCGGCAGTGCGTTGATTTTGGCGGCGGTGATGGGTTTGTCGGTGGCTGCGGCCTCTGCCGACGCCGAAGCGTGGTGGGGCGGTCCCTGGAACGGTCCCGGTTGGGGCGGTGGTCCCTGGAGCGGTCCCGGTTGGGGCAATGGCAACGGCTGGGGTGACGGCTGGGGCAACGGCAACGGCTGGGGCGACCTCAAATTCAACGTCTACGCCGATGTCGATTGGCGCAGTTGGGCCAATGGCTGGGGCAACGGTCTGGGCAACAACGGCTGGTATCCCGGCGGTTGGGGCGGTCCCGGCTGGGGCGGCCCGGGTTGGGGCGGCCCCTGGGGCGGCGCGCCCTGGAATGGTTTTGGTCCGGGTGGGTGGTAA